A stretch of the Drosophila sulfurigaster albostrigata strain 15112-1811.04 chromosome 2L, ASM2355843v2, whole genome shotgun sequence genome encodes the following:
- the LOC133848884 gene encoding uncharacterized protein LOC133848884 isoform X7: MDYQQILYFSVGQSKDAHIVPITVRCSSKIWQYICRNQPDLIISRTATKGTLGRKKF, encoded by the exons ATGGACTATCAACAGATACT ATACTTCAGCGTTGGCCAATCAAAGGACGCTCATATTGTGCCAATTACAGTACGGTGTTCTTCGAAAATATG GCAATATATTTGTCGAAACCAACCAGATTTGATTATTTCTCGTACAGCTACCAAAGGAACGCTTGGTCgaaagaaattttga
- the LOC133848884 gene encoding uncharacterized protein LOC133848884 isoform X5 has protein sequence MVHFMPMMREVQLDLNNWSKMGNNLQKNQYEKSTISKCSAMPSKRKQSSSKSFLVSVNNTSSSKDIKKLHIFNHQPSVTQSSGSIKWQNDSNIQNMYDNSSDNNSPHIFDRCNIPKPTTTTSTAATARAASASDKIFEQESYITCKRLPQDFNNQGGSEEGNEDWESDASEYL, from the exons ATGGTCCATTTCATGCCAATGATGAGAGAAGTGCAACTCGATCTCAACAATTGGAGCAAAATGGGAAACAACCT acaaaaaaatcaatatgaaAAATCAACCATCTCAAAATGTTCTGCGATGCCATCGAAACGCAAACAGTCTTCATCCAAATCGTTCTTAGTAAGCGTTAATAATACCTCATCAAGCAAGGACATCAAAAAGCTGCATATTTTCAACCACCAACCGTCCGTTACACAATCCTCCGGTTCAATCAAGTGGCAAAACgattcaaatattcaaaacatgTATGACAACTCCTCAGATAATAATAGTCCACACATATTCGATCGTTGCAATATTCCTAAGCCTACTACTACTACATCTACTGCTGCTACAGCTAGagctgcatctgcatctgatAAGATCTTCGAACAAGAGTCATACATTACTTGTAAGCGATTGCCGCAAGATTTTAATAACCAGGGTGGTAGTGAAGAAGGCAATGAGGATTGGGAATCCG atGCATCGGAATATCTCTAA
- the LOC133848600 gene encoding lysine-specific demethylase 6A isoform X2, protein MLKANGEFRTALKHLQLALIDTSPSTFTDLQVKFQIAHLYEVQNKHKAAKESYEFILNNKNVSLDLKADIYRQLGWMYHCVECLGEKKERESNALLFLQKSIEADPKCGQSLYLLGRCYAGVNKVHDAFLAYRNSVEKSEGNADTWCSIGVLYQQQNQPTDALQAYICAVQLDKEHRSAWTNLGILYESCGQLRDAYACYSNAIKRIANKKIGNAQEGNKTLYAKSSTNGLTKGLAQRVKFLESQLSQAPLPSITSKRRQLCSIEEAWNLPISLEINSRQQQQQTIQMQQRQFGKNPSVQGPPPPYPHSHGNTGNPIPAKRVKEDTEHTARNRTDATPNSSQQQHQMNSAQFLQQPLNRQSIKTSSSPGPASSATSAANEAISERTNSQSYGSEIISSDNIKEDNDANDFELTEQKLQIRCPNISTKLAEDDALNNYNGTNVAIKYESLTHFNDDTQTNFKDQKPKVEYDNDQESLPTFNIQMDSKQLWAAVKQLSVDEPPINFSITTKNTPPPSPPDCPPQRLTRDQLLTPTPSVHLENKKNAFSPQLQEFCLKHPIAVVRGLAGALKLDLGLFSTKTLVEANPDHSVEVRTQVNQSPDENWDVSQAKRVWACISHRSHTTIAKYAQYQASSFQDSLKDEGDKGSAGSQVMSDSDSKDSVSNSNINLRRKRQKNGSKMLRFGTNVDLSDERKWKPQLSELQKLPAFARVISAANMLSHVGHVILGMNTVQLYMKVPGSRTPGHQENNNFCSININIGPGDCEWFAVPDSYWGGIHNLCEKNNISYLHGSWWPVLEDLYKENIPVYRFIQKPGDLVWVNAGCVHWVQSVGWCNNIAWNVGPLTARQYSLAIERYEWNKLQSFKSIVPMVHLSWNLARNIKVSDVKLFELIKMCLLQSLKNVFHIQEYVKSKGVEVRFNGRGKNEASHYCGQCEVEVFNVLFIREQEKRHVVHCLPCSLKLSPSLQGIVCLEEYRLSELQQVYDSFTLYRTQGLGQAH, encoded by the exons ATGCTAAAAGCTAATGGCGAATTTCGTACTGCCCTTAAGCACTTGCAGCTAGCGTTGATTGATACATCGCCATCCACGTTTACCGATCTACAAG TGAAATTTCAAATAGCTCATCTATATGAAGTGCAAAATAAGCATAAAGCCGCCAAGGAGTcatatgaatttatattaaataataaaaatgtgtcgTTGGATCTTAAAGCAGATATATACAGACAACTAg GATGGATGTATCATTGTGTCGAATGCCTAGGCGAAAAAAAGGAACGTGAATCAAATGCATTgctatttttacaaaaatccATCGAAGCCGATCCAAAGTGCGGACaatcattatatttattaggaAGATGTTATGCCGGTGTTAATAAAGTTCATGATGCATTTTTAGCATATCGCAACTCTGTGGAAAAAAGTGAAGGGAATGCTGATACTTGGTGCTCAATCGG TGTATTATACCAGCAACAAAACCAACCAACCGATGCCCTACAAGCCTATATATGCGCAGTTCAGCTTGATAAAGAGCACAGATCTGCATGGACGAATTTAGGTATTCTATATGAAAGTTGTGGACAATTAAGAGATGCCTATGCTTGTTACTCGAATGCCATTAAACGTATAGCAAACAAG aaaaTAGGCAATGCCCAAGAAGGAAATAAAACTTTATATGCAAAAAGCAGCACGAATGGACTGACAAAAGGTCTAGCGCAACGTGTGAAATTTTTAGAATCCCAGCTTAGCCAAGCACCACTGCCCAGTATAACTTCAAAGCGAAGGCAGCTTTGTTCTATTGAAGAAGCTTGGAACCTGCCAATATCATTAGAAATTAATTCacgtcagcaacagcagcaaaccaTTCAAATGCAGCAAAGACAGTTTGGCAAGAATCCATCTGTACAG GGACCTCCACCACCCTACCCTCACAGTCACGGGAATACAGGTAATCCCATACCTGCTAAAAGGGTCAAGGAGGATACCGAGCACACTGCCAGAAACCGAACGGATGCCACACCGAATTcatcacaacagcaacatcaaatgAACTCTGCTCAGTTTTTACAGCAGCCGTTAAATCGACAGTCTATTAAGACAAGCTCGTCACCAGGTCCAGCATCGAGCGCAACAAGTGCAGCAAACGAAGCAATATCCGAGAGAACAAACTCACAATCGTATGGTTCAGAAATAATCTCAAGTGATAACATCAAAGAGGATAATGATGCCAATGATTTTGAATTGACtgaacaaaaattacaaattcgcTGTCCAAATATATCAACGAAATTAGCTGAAGACGATGCCCTTAATAACTATAATGGTACAAATGTCGCAATTAAGTACGAGAGTTTAACACACTTCAATGATGATACTCAAACTAACTTTAAAGATCAAAAGCCCAAAGTCGAATATGATAATGATCAAGAATCATTGccaacatttaatatacaaatggATTCAAAGCAATTGTGGGCAGCGGTAAAGCAATTATCCGTGGATGAGCCACCAATTAACTTTTCaataactacaaaaaatacaccTCCCCCATCGCCACCGGATTGTCCGCCACAAAGACTCACTCGAGATCAACTTTTAACCCCAACGCCTTCGGTGCActtggaaaacaaaaagaatgcGTTTAGTCCACAGTTGCAGGAGTTCTGTCTAAAACATCCCATTGCCGTTGTCAGAGGTCTTGCTGGTGCTCTAAAGCTCGACCTGGGACTCTTTTCAACGAAAACATTGGTGGAGGCTAATCCAGATCACAGTGTGGAAGTTAGAACGCAAGTCAATCAGTCACCCGATGAAAATTGGGATGTATCTCAAGCAAAGAGAGTTTGGGCCTGTATATCACATCGATCTCACACAACCATAGCGAAATATGCACAGTATCAGGCGTCCAGTTTTCAAGATAGCCTCAAG GATGAAGGCGATAAAGGCTCTGCCGGCTCTCAAGTCATGTCGGATTCAGATTCCAAAGATTCggtttcaaattcaaatattaatttaagacGCAAACGCCAAAAGAATGGCAGTAAAATGCTAAg ATTTGGAACCAATGTCGATTTATCAGATGAGAGGAAATGGAAACCTCAGCTTAGCGAATTACAAAAGCTGCCGGCGTTTGCTCGAGTGATTTCAGCTGCCAATATGCTCTCCCATGTGGGTCATGTAATTTTAGGAATGAATACCGtgcaattatatatgaaaGTGCCAGGAAGTCGAACACCTGGTCACCAAGagaacaacaatttttgctcAATTAATATAAACATTGGACCAGGCGATTGTGAATGGTTTGCTGTACCCGATTCTTATTGGGGCGGCATTCATAATCTGTGCGAAAAGAATAACATAAGTTATCTGCATGGTTCATGGTGGCCGGTCTTGGAAGActtatataaagaaaatataccagtatATCGGTTTATTCAAAAACCTGGAGACCTAGTTTGGGTGAATGCCGG TTGTGTTCATTGGGTACAATCCGTTGGATGGTGCAACAATATCGCCTGGAATGTTGGACCATTAACAGCTCGTCAGTATTCACTTGCTATTGAACGATACGAGTGGAACAAGCTGCAAAGCTTTAAAAGTATTGTTCCCATGGTACATTTGAGCTGGAACTTGGCCAGAAATATCAAAGTGTCGGATGTTAAACTGTTCGAGTTAATCAA AATGTGCTTATTGCAATcgttaaaaaatgtttttcatataCAAGAATATGTAAAATCCAAAGGAGTCGAAGTTCGTTTCAATGGCCGTGGAAAAAACGAAGCTTCCCACTATTGTGGGCAATGTGAA GTTGAGGTTTTCAACGTATTGTTCATTCGAGAACAGGAGAAAAGGCATGTGGTCCATTGCCTGCCATGCTCCCTAAAGCTATCACCATCGCTGCAAGGAATTGTGTGTCTAGAGGAGTACCGTCTGTCCGAGCTGCAGCAAGTGTACGATTCATTTACATTATATAGAACACAAGGACTGGGGCAAGCacattaa
- the LOC133848600 gene encoding lysine-specific demethylase 6A isoform X1: protein MVLSIAYQLTAITTLQKSFSNKHLFIKMIQHSLEDLQTILQLDSRYYGFLDLSDPKNSEIKELIQRTITALQDEVAHSHSHSMQMTKLDAKSQPIKSDLPTSDVEHIKENSCNAQHKNNDFKSGSSNETPVSASHSTTSIGEVDVNTYCKLGHLHLLMYEYSEALSAYQKYMRLSAKYWENHAFLYGIGIVYFEFRCFKWSIKSLQELLYLNPHFTCANEAHLRLGLMLKANGEFRTALKHLQLALIDTSPSTFTDLQVKFQIAHLYEVQNKHKAAKESYEFILNNKNVSLDLKADIYRQLGWMYHCVECLGEKKERESNALLFLQKSIEADPKCGQSLYLLGRCYAGVNKVHDAFLAYRNSVEKSEGNADTWCSIGVLYQQQNQPTDALQAYICAVQLDKEHRSAWTNLGILYESCGQLRDAYACYSNAIKRIANKKIGNAQEGNKTLYAKSSTNGLTKGLAQRVKFLESQLSQAPLPSITSKRRQLCSIEEAWNLPISLEINSRQQQQQTIQMQQRQFGKNPSVQGPPPPYPHSHGNTGNPIPAKRVKEDTEHTARNRTDATPNSSQQQHQMNSAQFLQQPLNRQSIKTSSSPGPASSATSAANEAISERTNSQSYGSEIISSDNIKEDNDANDFELTEQKLQIRCPNISTKLAEDDALNNYNGTNVAIKYESLTHFNDDTQTNFKDQKPKVEYDNDQESLPTFNIQMDSKQLWAAVKQLSVDEPPINFSITTKNTPPPSPPDCPPQRLTRDQLLTPTPSVHLENKKNAFSPQLQEFCLKHPIAVVRGLAGALKLDLGLFSTKTLVEANPDHSVEVRTQVNQSPDENWDVSQAKRVWACISHRSHTTIAKYAQYQASSFQDSLKDEGDKGSAGSQVMSDSDSKDSVSNSNINLRRKRQKNGSKMLRFGTNVDLSDERKWKPQLSELQKLPAFARVISAANMLSHVGHVILGMNTVQLYMKVPGSRTPGHQENNNFCSININIGPGDCEWFAVPDSYWGGIHNLCEKNNISYLHGSWWPVLEDLYKENIPVYRFIQKPGDLVWVNAGCVHWVQSVGWCNNIAWNVGPLTARQYSLAIERYEWNKLQSFKSIVPMVHLSWNLARNIKVSDVKLFELIKMCLLQSLKNVFHIQEYVKSKGVEVRFNGRGKNEASHYCGQCEVEVFNVLFIREQEKRHVVHCLPCSLKLSPSLQGIVCLEEYRLSELQQVYDSFTLYRTQGLGQAH from the exons ATGGTGTTATCGATAGCATATCAATTGACTGCCATCACTACGCTACAGAAATCATTTAgcaacaaacatttatttatcaaaatgaTACAACATTCACTTGAAGATTTACAAACAATACTTCAACTCGACAG TCGATACTATGGATTTCTGGACTTGTCAGATCCcaaaaattcggaaattaagGAGCTCATTCAGCGAACGATTACAGCATTACAAGATGAAGTCGCCCATTCTCACTCGCATTCAATGCAAATGACTAAACTCGATGCAAAATCACAACCCATCAAAAGCGACCTGCCAACAAGCGATGTCGAGCATATTAAGGAAAACTCTTGCAATGCACAACATAAGAATAATGATTTCAAAAGTGGATCCTCAAATGAAACACCTGTATCAGCAAGCCATTCAACAACATCCATTGGAGAAGTTGACGTAAACACATACTGCAAGCTTGGGCACCTACATCTGCTGATGTATGAATACTCGGAAG CTTTGTCGgcatatcaaaaatatatgcgATTAAGTGCGAAATATTGGGAGAATCATGCGTTTCTATACGGTATAGGTATCGTTTATTTTGAGTTTCGCTGTTTTAAATG GTCTATAAAATCGCTTCAGGAACTTTTATACTTGAATCCACATTTTACATGTGCAAATGAAGCCCATTTACGTCTAGGACTGATGCTAAAAGCTAATGGCGAATTTCGTACTGCCCTTAAGCACTTGCAGCTAGCGTTGATTGATACATCGCCATCCACGTTTACCGATCTACAAG TGAAATTTCAAATAGCTCATCTATATGAAGTGCAAAATAAGCATAAAGCCGCCAAGGAGTcatatgaatttatattaaataataaaaatgtgtcgTTGGATCTTAAAGCAGATATATACAGACAACTAg GATGGATGTATCATTGTGTCGAATGCCTAGGCGAAAAAAAGGAACGTGAATCAAATGCATTgctatttttacaaaaatccATCGAAGCCGATCCAAAGTGCGGACaatcattatatttattaggaAGATGTTATGCCGGTGTTAATAAAGTTCATGATGCATTTTTAGCATATCGCAACTCTGTGGAAAAAAGTGAAGGGAATGCTGATACTTGGTGCTCAATCGG TGTATTATACCAGCAACAAAACCAACCAACCGATGCCCTACAAGCCTATATATGCGCAGTTCAGCTTGATAAAGAGCACAGATCTGCATGGACGAATTTAGGTATTCTATATGAAAGTTGTGGACAATTAAGAGATGCCTATGCTTGTTACTCGAATGCCATTAAACGTATAGCAAACAAG aaaaTAGGCAATGCCCAAGAAGGAAATAAAACTTTATATGCAAAAAGCAGCACGAATGGACTGACAAAAGGTCTAGCGCAACGTGTGAAATTTTTAGAATCCCAGCTTAGCCAAGCACCACTGCCCAGTATAACTTCAAAGCGAAGGCAGCTTTGTTCTATTGAAGAAGCTTGGAACCTGCCAATATCATTAGAAATTAATTCacgtcagcaacagcagcaaaccaTTCAAATGCAGCAAAGACAGTTTGGCAAGAATCCATCTGTACAG GGACCTCCACCACCCTACCCTCACAGTCACGGGAATACAGGTAATCCCATACCTGCTAAAAGGGTCAAGGAGGATACCGAGCACACTGCCAGAAACCGAACGGATGCCACACCGAATTcatcacaacagcaacatcaaatgAACTCTGCTCAGTTTTTACAGCAGCCGTTAAATCGACAGTCTATTAAGACAAGCTCGTCACCAGGTCCAGCATCGAGCGCAACAAGTGCAGCAAACGAAGCAATATCCGAGAGAACAAACTCACAATCGTATGGTTCAGAAATAATCTCAAGTGATAACATCAAAGAGGATAATGATGCCAATGATTTTGAATTGACtgaacaaaaattacaaattcgcTGTCCAAATATATCAACGAAATTAGCTGAAGACGATGCCCTTAATAACTATAATGGTACAAATGTCGCAATTAAGTACGAGAGTTTAACACACTTCAATGATGATACTCAAACTAACTTTAAAGATCAAAAGCCCAAAGTCGAATATGATAATGATCAAGAATCATTGccaacatttaatatacaaatggATTCAAAGCAATTGTGGGCAGCGGTAAAGCAATTATCCGTGGATGAGCCACCAATTAACTTTTCaataactacaaaaaatacaccTCCCCCATCGCCACCGGATTGTCCGCCACAAAGACTCACTCGAGATCAACTTTTAACCCCAACGCCTTCGGTGCActtggaaaacaaaaagaatgcGTTTAGTCCACAGTTGCAGGAGTTCTGTCTAAAACATCCCATTGCCGTTGTCAGAGGTCTTGCTGGTGCTCTAAAGCTCGACCTGGGACTCTTTTCAACGAAAACATTGGTGGAGGCTAATCCAGATCACAGTGTGGAAGTTAGAACGCAAGTCAATCAGTCACCCGATGAAAATTGGGATGTATCTCAAGCAAAGAGAGTTTGGGCCTGTATATCACATCGATCTCACACAACCATAGCGAAATATGCACAGTATCAGGCGTCCAGTTTTCAAGATAGCCTCAAG GATGAAGGCGATAAAGGCTCTGCCGGCTCTCAAGTCATGTCGGATTCAGATTCCAAAGATTCggtttcaaattcaaatattaatttaagacGCAAACGCCAAAAGAATGGCAGTAAAATGCTAAg ATTTGGAACCAATGTCGATTTATCAGATGAGAGGAAATGGAAACCTCAGCTTAGCGAATTACAAAAGCTGCCGGCGTTTGCTCGAGTGATTTCAGCTGCCAATATGCTCTCCCATGTGGGTCATGTAATTTTAGGAATGAATACCGtgcaattatatatgaaaGTGCCAGGAAGTCGAACACCTGGTCACCAAGagaacaacaatttttgctcAATTAATATAAACATTGGACCAGGCGATTGTGAATGGTTTGCTGTACCCGATTCTTATTGGGGCGGCATTCATAATCTGTGCGAAAAGAATAACATAAGTTATCTGCATGGTTCATGGTGGCCGGTCTTGGAAGActtatataaagaaaatataccagtatATCGGTTTATTCAAAAACCTGGAGACCTAGTTTGGGTGAATGCCGG TTGTGTTCATTGGGTACAATCCGTTGGATGGTGCAACAATATCGCCTGGAATGTTGGACCATTAACAGCTCGTCAGTATTCACTTGCTATTGAACGATACGAGTGGAACAAGCTGCAAAGCTTTAAAAGTATTGTTCCCATGGTACATTTGAGCTGGAACTTGGCCAGAAATATCAAAGTGTCGGATGTTAAACTGTTCGAGTTAATCAA AATGTGCTTATTGCAATcgttaaaaaatgtttttcatataCAAGAATATGTAAAATCCAAAGGAGTCGAAGTTCGTTTCAATGGCCGTGGAAAAAACGAAGCTTCCCACTATTGTGGGCAATGTGAA GTTGAGGTTTTCAACGTATTGTTCATTCGAGAACAGGAGAAAAGGCATGTGGTCCATTGCCTGCCATGCTCCCTAAAGCTATCACCATCGCTGCAAGGAATTGTGTGTCTAGAGGAGTACCGTCTGTCCGAGCTGCAGCAAGTGTACGATTCATTTACATTATATAGAACACAAGGACTGGGGCAAGCacattaa
- the LOC133848884 gene encoding uncharacterized protein LOC133848884 isoform X1, producing the protein MVHFMPMMREVQLDLNNWSKMGNNLQKNQYEKSTISKCSAMPSKRKQSSSKSFLVSVNNTSSSKDIKKLHIFNHQPSVTQSSGSIKWQNDSNIQNMYDNSSDNNSPHIFDRCNIPKPTTTTSTAATARAASASDKIFEQESYITCKRLPQDFNNQGGSEEGNEDWESDTSALANQRTLILCQLQYGVLRKYGNIFVETNQI; encoded by the exons ATGGTCCATTTCATGCCAATGATGAGAGAAGTGCAACTCGATCTCAACAATTGGAGCAAAATGGGAAACAACCT acaaaaaaatcaatatgaaAAATCAACCATCTCAAAATGTTCTGCGATGCCATCGAAACGCAAACAGTCTTCATCCAAATCGTTCTTAGTAAGCGTTAATAATACCTCATCAAGCAAGGACATCAAAAAGCTGCATATTTTCAACCACCAACCGTCCGTTACACAATCCTCCGGTTCAATCAAGTGGCAAAACgattcaaatattcaaaacatgTATGACAACTCCTCAGATAATAATAGTCCACACATATTCGATCGTTGCAATATTCCTAAGCCTACTACTACTACATCTACTGCTGCTACAGCTAGagctgcatctgcatctgatAAGATCTTCGAACAAGAGTCATACATTACTTGTAAGCGATTGCCGCAAGATTTTAATAACCAGGGTGGTAGTGAAGAAGGCAATGAGGATTGGGAATCCG ATACTTCAGCGTTGGCCAATCAAAGGACGCTCATATTGTGCCAATTACAGTACGGTGTTCTTCGAAAATATG GCAATATATTTGTCGAAACCAACCAGATTTGA
- the LOC133848884 gene encoding uncharacterized protein LOC133848884 isoform X3, whose translation MVHFMPMMREVQLDLNNWSKMGNNLQKNQYEKSTISKCSAMPSKRKQSSSKSFLVSVNNTSSSKDIKKLHIFNHQPSVTQSSGSIKWQNDSNIQNMYDNSSDNNSPHIFDRCNIPKPTTTTSTAATARAASASDKIFEQESYITCKRLPQDFNNQGGSEEGNEDWESDTSALANQRTLILCQLQYGVLRKYDIFSG comes from the exons ATGGTCCATTTCATGCCAATGATGAGAGAAGTGCAACTCGATCTCAACAATTGGAGCAAAATGGGAAACAACCT acaaaaaaatcaatatgaaAAATCAACCATCTCAAAATGTTCTGCGATGCCATCGAAACGCAAACAGTCTTCATCCAAATCGTTCTTAGTAAGCGTTAATAATACCTCATCAAGCAAGGACATCAAAAAGCTGCATATTTTCAACCACCAACCGTCCGTTACACAATCCTCCGGTTCAATCAAGTGGCAAAACgattcaaatattcaaaacatgTATGACAACTCCTCAGATAATAATAGTCCACACATATTCGATCGTTGCAATATTCCTAAGCCTACTACTACTACATCTACTGCTGCTACAGCTAGagctgcatctgcatctgatAAGATCTTCGAACAAGAGTCATACATTACTTGTAAGCGATTGCCGCAAGATTTTAATAACCAGGGTGGTAGTGAAGAAGGCAATGAGGATTGGGAATCCG ATACTTCAGCGTTGGCCAATCAAAGGACGCTCATATTGTGCCAATTACAGTACGGTGTTCTTCGAAAATATG ATATATTTTCTGGGTGA
- the LOC133848884 gene encoding uncharacterized protein LOC133848884 isoform X6: protein MVHFMPMMREVQLDLNNWSKMGNNLQKNQYEKSTISKCSAMPSKRKQSSSKSFLVSVNNTSSSKDIKKLHIFNHQPSVTQSSGSIKWQNDSNIQNMYDNSSDNNSPHIFDRCNIPKPTTTTSTAATARAASASDKIFEQESYITCKRLPQDFNNQGGSEEGNEDWESGESTYL, encoded by the exons ATGGTCCATTTCATGCCAATGATGAGAGAAGTGCAACTCGATCTCAACAATTGGAGCAAAATGGGAAACAACCT acaaaaaaatcaatatgaaAAATCAACCATCTCAAAATGTTCTGCGATGCCATCGAAACGCAAACAGTCTTCATCCAAATCGTTCTTAGTAAGCGTTAATAATACCTCATCAAGCAAGGACATCAAAAAGCTGCATATTTTCAACCACCAACCGTCCGTTACACAATCCTCCGGTTCAATCAAGTGGCAAAACgattcaaatattcaaaacatgTATGACAACTCCTCAGATAATAATAGTCCACACATATTCGATCGTTGCAATATTCCTAAGCCTACTACTACTACATCTACTGCTGCTACAGCTAGagctgcatctgcatctgatAAGATCTTCGAACAAGAGTCATACATTACTTGTAAGCGATTGCCGCAAGATTTTAATAACCAGGGTGGTAGTGAAGAAGGCAATGAGGATTGGGAATCCG GTGAATCAACATACCTCTAA
- the LOC133848884 gene encoding uncharacterized protein LOC133848884 isoform X4, translated as MVHFMPMMREVQLDLNNWSKMGNNLQKNQYEKSTISKCSAMPSKRKQSSSKSFLVSVNNTSSSKDIKKLHIFNHQPSVTQSSGSIKWQNDSNIQNMYDNSSDNNSPHIFDRCNIPKPTTTTSTAATARAASASDKIFEQESYITCKRLPQDFNNQGGSEEGNEDWESGNIFVETNQI; from the exons ATGGTCCATTTCATGCCAATGATGAGAGAAGTGCAACTCGATCTCAACAATTGGAGCAAAATGGGAAACAACCT acaaaaaaatcaatatgaaAAATCAACCATCTCAAAATGTTCTGCGATGCCATCGAAACGCAAACAGTCTTCATCCAAATCGTTCTTAGTAAGCGTTAATAATACCTCATCAAGCAAGGACATCAAAAAGCTGCATATTTTCAACCACCAACCGTCCGTTACACAATCCTCCGGTTCAATCAAGTGGCAAAACgattcaaatattcaaaacatgTATGACAACTCCTCAGATAATAATAGTCCACACATATTCGATCGTTGCAATATTCCTAAGCCTACTACTACTACATCTACTGCTGCTACAGCTAGagctgcatctgcatctgatAAGATCTTCGAACAAGAGTCATACATTACTTGTAAGCGATTGCCGCAAGATTTTAATAACCAGGGTGGTAGTGAAGAAGGCAATGAGGATTGGGAATCCG GCAATATATTTGTCGAAACCAACCAGATTTGA
- the LOC133848884 gene encoding uncharacterized protein LOC133848884 isoform X2, which produces MVHFMPMMREVQLDLNNWSKMGNNLQKNQYEKSTISKCSAMPSKRKQSSSKSFLVSVNNTSSSKDIKKLHIFNHQPSVTQSSGSIKWQNDSNIQNMYDNSSDNNSPHIFDRCNIPKPTTTTSTAATARAASASDKIFEQESYITCKRLPQDFNNQGGSEEGNEDWESDTSALANQRTLILCQLQYGVLRKYGESTYL; this is translated from the exons ATGGTCCATTTCATGCCAATGATGAGAGAAGTGCAACTCGATCTCAACAATTGGAGCAAAATGGGAAACAACCT acaaaaaaatcaatatgaaAAATCAACCATCTCAAAATGTTCTGCGATGCCATCGAAACGCAAACAGTCTTCATCCAAATCGTTCTTAGTAAGCGTTAATAATACCTCATCAAGCAAGGACATCAAAAAGCTGCATATTTTCAACCACCAACCGTCCGTTACACAATCCTCCGGTTCAATCAAGTGGCAAAACgattcaaatattcaaaacatgTATGACAACTCCTCAGATAATAATAGTCCACACATATTCGATCGTTGCAATATTCCTAAGCCTACTACTACTACATCTACTGCTGCTACAGCTAGagctgcatctgcatctgatAAGATCTTCGAACAAGAGTCATACATTACTTGTAAGCGATTGCCGCAAGATTTTAATAACCAGGGTGGTAGTGAAGAAGGCAATGAGGATTGGGAATCCG ATACTTCAGCGTTGGCCAATCAAAGGACGCTCATATTGTGCCAATTACAGTACGGTGTTCTTCGAAAATATG GTGAATCAACATACCTCTAA